One window of the Suricata suricatta isolate VVHF042 chromosome 7, meerkat_22Aug2017_6uvM2_HiC, whole genome shotgun sequence genome contains the following:
- the SMIM29 gene encoding small integral membrane protein 29 isoform X3: MSNTTVPNVPQANSDSMVMYVQKKKRVDRLRHHLLPMYSYDPAEELHEAEQELLSDVGDPKVVHGWQSGYQHKQMPLLDVKT, encoded by the exons ATGAGTAACACTACAGTGCCCAATGTCCCTCAGGCCAACAGCGACTCCATG GTAATGTATGTCCAGAAGAAAAAGCG agtGGACCGGCTTCGCCATCACCTGCTCCCCATGTACAGCTACGACCCCGCAGAGGAACTGCATGAGGCTGAGCAGGAGCTACTGTCCGATGTGGGAGACCCTAAG GTGGTACATGGCTGGCAGAGTGGCTACCAGCACAAGCAGATGCCCTTGCTGGATGTCAAGACCTAA
- the SMIM29 gene encoding small integral membrane protein 29 isoform X1: protein MSNTTVPNVPQANSDSMVGYVLGPFFLITLVGVVVAVVMYVQKKKRVDRLRHHLLPMYSYDPAEELHEAEQELLSDVGDPKVVHGWQSGYQHKQMPLLDVKT from the exons ATGAGTAACACTACAGTGCCCAATGTCCCTCAGGCCAACAGCGACTCCATGGTGGGCTATGTGTTGGGGCCCTTCTTCCTCATCACCCTGGTCGGGGTGGTGGTGGCTGTG GTAATGTATGTCCAGAAGAAAAAGCG agtGGACCGGCTTCGCCATCACCTGCTCCCCATGTACAGCTACGACCCCGCAGAGGAACTGCATGAGGCTGAGCAGGAGCTACTGTCCGATGTGGGAGACCCTAAG GTGGTACATGGCTGGCAGAGTGGCTACCAGCACAAGCAGATGCCCTTGCTGGATGTCAAGACCTAA
- the SMIM29 gene encoding small integral membrane protein 29 isoform X2: MSNTTVPNVPQANSDSMVGYVLGPFFLITLVGVVVAVVMYVQKKKRYDPAEELHEAEQELLSDVGDPKVVHGWQSGYQHKQMPLLDVKT; the protein is encoded by the exons ATGAGTAACACTACAGTGCCCAATGTCCCTCAGGCCAACAGCGACTCCATGGTGGGCTATGTGTTGGGGCCCTTCTTCCTCATCACCCTGGTCGGGGTGGTGGTGGCTGTG GTAATGTATGTCCAGAAGAAAAAGCG CTACGACCCCGCAGAGGAACTGCATGAGGCTGAGCAGGAGCTACTGTCCGATGTGGGAGACCCTAAG GTGGTACATGGCTGGCAGAGTGGCTACCAGCACAAGCAGATGCCCTTGCTGGATGTCAAGACCTAA